From one Catenuloplanes nepalensis genomic stretch:
- a CDS encoding glycosyltransferase family 2 protein: MSTLPEISVVIPYRNRPDNLRLALASLAEQTLTPQVVIGAMEYSEDYVAICREFTARLPIVSVLSAAPWRVAEARNLALRQATGEFVVLMDVDMALPSRSLETLYQHHFGYGQRVCVAGQMLGYDNNTGDVTSVTAQPWEHHRKVLDDLQAQTVVDADPRLHTPHVIPWAFAWTALIALRRDATPFFDETFTGYGVEDLEWAYRISRAGTPIVMARDFYGTHLPHVRDVAANRRTEAANYRYFLRRWPGHDVELAVALGDFEANAAYPSLLRELDGQRLSVVPGDDGVLSIGVRDAAEGLPIAGLALPYEDGSVAEARLLPPVLALSPRFCDLVRAEAHRVARIVTEEVPS; encoded by the coding sequence GTGAGCACGTTGCCTGAGATCAGCGTGGTCATCCCCTATCGCAACCGGCCGGACAATCTGCGGCTGGCACTGGCCTCGCTGGCCGAGCAGACGCTCACGCCGCAGGTGGTCATCGGCGCGATGGAGTACAGCGAGGACTACGTGGCGATCTGCCGCGAGTTCACCGCACGGCTGCCGATCGTGTCCGTGCTCTCCGCCGCGCCGTGGCGGGTCGCCGAGGCCCGCAACCTGGCACTGCGGCAGGCCACCGGCGAGTTCGTGGTGCTGATGGACGTGGACATGGCGCTCCCGTCCCGGTCACTGGAAACCCTCTACCAGCACCATTTCGGGTACGGGCAGCGCGTCTGCGTGGCCGGGCAGATGCTCGGCTACGACAACAACACCGGCGACGTGACCTCGGTGACCGCGCAGCCGTGGGAGCACCACCGCAAGGTCCTCGACGACCTCCAGGCGCAGACCGTGGTGGACGCGGACCCGCGCCTGCACACGCCGCATGTGATCCCGTGGGCGTTCGCCTGGACCGCGCTGATCGCGCTGCGCCGGGACGCCACGCCGTTCTTCGACGAGACCTTCACCGGGTACGGCGTGGAGGACCTGGAATGGGCCTACCGGATCAGCCGGGCCGGCACCCCGATCGTGATGGCCCGCGACTTCTACGGCACGCACCTGCCGCACGTGCGTGACGTGGCCGCGAACCGGCGCACCGAGGCCGCGAACTACCGCTACTTCCTGCGCCGCTGGCCCGGCCACGACGTCGAGCTCGCGGTAGCGCTCGGCGACTTCGAGGCGAACGCGGCCTACCCTTCGCTGCTCCGCGAACTCGACGGACAGCGTCTGTCCGTGGTGCCCGGCGACGACGGCGTGCTGTCCATCGGCGTCCGGGACGCGGCCGAGGGCCTGCCGATCGCCGGACTGGCGCTGCCCTACGAGGACGGCAGCGTCGCGGAGGCCCGGCTGCTGCCGCCGGTGCTGGCGCTGAGCCCGCGCTTCTGCGATCTGGTGCGCGCCGAGGCGCACCGGGTCGCCCGCATCGTGACCGAGGAGGTCCCGTCGTGA
- a CDS encoding zinc-dependent alcohol dehydrogenase has protein sequence MKALTFSAAWGVDLADLPDLHAVGDDDVVIDVAYCGICGTDLGIVSGAYPVAVPGVTLGHEASGIVAEVGAKVTTITPGDRVVINPTPYCGRCRMCRTGRINHCEGKHGTESGVSYDGAFAGRYRTTSAFVHRVPDRVPLRAAALTEPLSCVVTGVRRIQPASLAMTTYVIGAGPLGLLYAWMLSLKGLTPTVVERSPARRDFASTRLPAGSRIVADLDGEKDLDIVVDTTSHFLEELLPRMAPGGTFMSIGLKERIAAIDTMLIGDRSLTVAGSIDSLHGSFEEAFHLIVSGRIPAERLISHTVPLADYRKGFAALGCDIDARTVGAAPEASCKVLLMPGEHVA, from the coding sequence ATGAAGGCCTTGACGTTCAGCGCGGCTTGGGGCGTGGACCTGGCCGACCTGCCGGATCTCCACGCTGTCGGTGACGACGACGTCGTGATTGACGTCGCCTACTGCGGGATCTGCGGCACCGACCTGGGCATCGTCTCCGGCGCCTACCCGGTCGCGGTCCCCGGCGTCACGCTCGGTCACGAGGCCTCCGGGATCGTGGCCGAGGTCGGCGCGAAGGTCACCACGATCACGCCCGGCGACCGTGTGGTGATCAACCCGACGCCGTACTGCGGGCGCTGCCGGATGTGCCGCACCGGCCGGATCAACCACTGCGAGGGCAAGCACGGCACGGAGAGCGGCGTCAGCTACGACGGCGCGTTCGCCGGCCGCTACCGGACCACGTCCGCGTTCGTGCACCGCGTCCCGGATCGCGTGCCGCTGCGCGCGGCCGCGCTGACCGAGCCGCTGAGCTGCGTCGTCACCGGCGTGCGCCGGATCCAGCCGGCGTCCCTGGCGATGACCACCTACGTGATCGGCGCCGGGCCCCTCGGCCTGCTCTACGCGTGGATGCTGTCGCTGAAGGGCCTGACCCCGACCGTGGTCGAGCGCTCCCCGGCCCGGCGCGACTTCGCCTCCACCCGGCTGCCGGCCGGCAGCCGGATCGTGGCGGACCTGGATGGCGAGAAGGACCTCGACATCGTCGTCGACACCACGTCGCACTTCCTGGAGGAGCTGCTGCCGCGGATGGCGCCGGGCGGCACGTTCATGTCGATCGGGCTCAAGGAGCGCATCGCCGCGATCGACACCATGCTCATCGGCGACCGCAGCCTCACCGTGGCCGGCTCGATCGACTCGCTGCACGGCTCGTTCGAGGAGGCGTTCCATCTGATCGTCTCCGGCCGGATCCCGGCCGAGCGGCTGATCAGCCACACGGTGCCGCTGGCCGACTACCGCAAGGGGTTCGCGGCGCTCGGCTGCGACATCGACGCCCGGACCGTGGGCGCGGCACCGGAGGCGAGCTGCAAGGTGCTGCTGATGCCGGGTGAGCACGTTGCCTGA
- a CDS encoding aspartate aminotransferase family protein: protein MSSHLAEYTGEGIYLTAHDEQYIDCASGTFNVSLGYSAKEVVDALHRQLDRLAHLTSDHTREAAARIFESMREYLPPHIGAFWFRDITGSTANEAAIRIAQKATGNTDVFSLFLSHHGQSVATTGVSGNAFRQRSFTLPFPGSVKIPAPDCANCFFGQTPDRCGLLCATRVADFAEFASSGRIAALIIEPVLGNGGNLVPPDGYFRELRRVCDDLGILIIADEVQTGFGRTGAMFASSGFARELRPDIITFGKGAGGVGIPVAGVLMRPELDVLEPWEHSSTAGANPLSLTALEETIRYIREHHVLDNVAAVGQPLLDGLRALERDHVTVSNPRGVGLMLAFDLPDAEAVARFLPIAKRHGLIMRGSRYGFGRAVKVRPPLIITPAQVDDLLERLRAALRTFEEEGS, encoded by the coding sequence TTGAGCTCGCATCTCGCCGAGTACACGGGTGAAGGAATCTATCTGACCGCACACGACGAGCAGTACATCGACTGCGCGTCCGGCACGTTCAACGTTTCGCTCGGCTATTCCGCCAAAGAGGTCGTCGATGCCCTGCACCGGCAATTGGACCGCCTCGCCCACCTGACGTCGGACCACACCCGGGAGGCTGCGGCACGCATATTTGAATCGATGCGTGAATATCTCCCGCCGCACATCGGCGCGTTCTGGTTCCGGGACATAACCGGCTCCACCGCGAACGAGGCCGCGATCCGGATCGCCCAGAAGGCCACCGGGAACACCGACGTCTTCTCGCTCTTCCTGTCCCACCACGGCCAGTCCGTGGCCACGACCGGGGTCTCCGGCAACGCGTTCCGGCAACGGTCGTTCACGCTGCCGTTCCCCGGCTCGGTGAAGATCCCGGCGCCGGACTGCGCCAACTGCTTCTTCGGCCAGACGCCGGACCGGTGCGGGCTGCTCTGCGCCACCCGGGTCGCGGACTTCGCCGAGTTCGCGTCCAGTGGCCGGATCGCCGCGCTGATCATCGAGCCGGTGCTCGGCAACGGCGGCAACCTGGTGCCGCCGGACGGCTACTTCCGCGAGCTGCGTCGGGTCTGCGACGACCTCGGCATCCTGATCATCGCGGACGAGGTGCAGACCGGCTTCGGGCGCACCGGCGCGATGTTCGCCTCCAGCGGCTTCGCGCGCGAGCTGCGGCCGGACATCATCACGTTCGGCAAGGGCGCGGGCGGCGTCGGCATCCCGGTCGCGGGCGTGCTGATGCGCCCGGAGCTGGACGTGCTGGAGCCGTGGGAGCACTCCAGCACGGCCGGCGCGAACCCGCTGTCGCTGACCGCGCTGGAGGAGACGATCCGCTACATCCGTGAGCACCACGTGCTGGACAACGTGGCCGCCGTCGGGCAGCCGCTGCTGGACGGACTCCGCGCTCTCGAGCGCGACCATGTAACCGTTTCCAACCCGCGCGGCGTCGGCCTGATGCTGGCGTTCGACCTGCCGGACGCCGAGGCGGTCGCGCGGTTCCTGCCGATCGCCAAGCGGCACGGCTTGATCATGCGCGGCAGCCGCTACGGCTTCGGCCGCGCGGTCAAGGTCCGCCCACCCCTGATCATCACGCCGGCCCAGGTGGACGACCTGCTGGAGCGGCTCCGCGCGGCGCTGCGCACGTTCGAGGAAGAAGGATCATGA
- a CDS encoding S1 family peptidase, with the protein MQLRRALALGAAAVAAVLFGPSIPAKAAPAAPPLIAPAAATLASTISLSNCSASLVRYPTSAAGDRAMMLTNGHCYEGGFINSGTVLRNVASTRQGTLLDASGASLGRVRADLVLYATMTGTDVTLYRLNTTFAALRSQYGATPLTISGTRTAAGTSMSIPSGYWKRVWNCAVDGFVPTVREDQWSWRDSIRYNAGCDTIGGSSGSPIVDDATGAVIGVNNTGNESGGRCTLNNPCEVASNGTVTVLPGRGYGQQTYWFTTCLTSARVIDLTISGCLLPR; encoded by the coding sequence ATGCAGCTTCGACGGGCACTCGCGCTCGGCGCCGCCGCGGTCGCCGCCGTCCTCTTCGGCCCCAGCATCCCGGCGAAGGCCGCACCGGCCGCGCCGCCGCTGATCGCGCCGGCCGCCGCCACGCTCGCCTCCACGATCTCGCTGAGCAACTGCTCGGCATCGCTGGTGCGCTACCCCACCTCGGCCGCCGGCGACCGCGCGATGATGCTGACCAACGGCCACTGCTACGAGGGCGGCTTCATCAACTCCGGCACCGTGCTGCGTAACGTGGCAAGCACCCGGCAGGGCACGCTGCTCGACGCGAGCGGCGCCTCGCTCGGCCGGGTCCGCGCCGACCTGGTCCTCTACGCCACGATGACCGGCACTGACGTCACGCTCTACCGGCTGAACACCACGTTCGCGGCGCTGCGGAGTCAGTACGGCGCGACGCCGCTCACCATCTCCGGCACCCGCACCGCGGCCGGCACGTCCATGTCGATCCCGTCCGGCTACTGGAAACGCGTCTGGAACTGTGCGGTCGACGGCTTCGTCCCCACGGTGCGCGAGGATCAGTGGTCCTGGCGCGACTCGATCCGATACAACGCGGGCTGCGACACGATCGGCGGCTCGTCCGGCTCTCCGATCGTGGACGACGCCACCGGCGCGGTGATCGGCGTCAACAACACCGGCAACGAGTCCGGCGGCCGTTGCACGCTCAACAACCCGTGCGAGGTCGCGTCGAACGGCACGGTGACGGTGCTGCCCGGCCGCGGCTACGGCCAGCAGACGTACTGGTTCACCACCTGCCTGACCTCGGCGCGGGTCATCGACCTGACCATCTCCGGCTGCCTGCTGCCACGCTGA
- a CDS encoding cold-shock protein codes for MATGTVKWFNADKGFGFIVQDEGGADVFAHFSAIATSGYRSLEENQRVEFEITQGQKGPQAANIRPL; via the coding sequence ATGGCCACCGGCACCGTGAAGTGGTTCAACGCCGACAAGGGCTTCGGCTTCATCGTTCAGGACGAGGGCGGCGCTGACGTTTTCGCCCACTTCTCTGCGATCGCCACCAGCGGCTACCGCAGCCTGGAGGAGAACCAGCGGGTCGAGTTCGAGATCACCCAGGGTCAGAAGGGCCCGCAGGCCGCCAACATCCGGCCGCTCTGA
- the helR gene encoding RNA polymerase recycling motor ATPase HelR: MPQNRCSEARTWPIGGILVSSSAFALPDKLAAKAAPTLIDADERHFAAIADGLRRQLDDLAGRLDDARRGAAGKGRQAVDRDQEVHRLTARLRTLRRYSLDLCLGRMVAADTGETIYIGRLGLTDGDGGRLLTDWRSPAAEPFFGATHANPMGLASRRRYRWTRGRVTDYWDEVFTPDGLEGHAALDDQSAFIASLGGTRSARMRDVLGTIQADQDAIIRAGSNGTLVVDGGPGTGKTVVALHRTAYLLYSDPRLSHRMLFVGPHEPYLAYVSDVLPSLGEEGVLSCTLRDLVPEGATAGVEKDPETVRLKSSADMVRAVEAAVRFYEEPPRAATTAGGVRVTADDWAEAFGAATGTPHNEAREEILDELCAILADRHDDADPDELRRDLRPALHRAWPMLEAADLIADLWSVPAYLRRCAPWLTADGIGTLQRADPRAWTLSDLPLLDAARQRLGDAGADRRERQRDAAVAAQRAGMATVIDDLIASNVHDDGEGLMQMLVQQDLRDVLVDDAVLPGATRDRLAGPFAHIVVDEAQELTDAEWQMLLLRCPSRSLTVVGDRAQARHGFTETWQDRLTRAGLDRIELASLNINYRTPSEVMAEAAPVIRAALPDANVPRSIRDSGLPVVHARLEDFDLILATHAGEGTAVVIGHPTFTGSGRVRALTPELAKGLEFDLVVLVDPASFGTGIEGAVDRYVAMTRATRRLAILTSA; this comes from the coding sequence ATGCCGCAGAATCGCTGCTCAGAGGCCAGAACGTGGCCAATTGGGGGGATTCTCGTGAGCAGCAGCGCGTTCGCACTGCCGGACAAGCTGGCGGCCAAGGCCGCACCCACGCTGATCGACGCGGACGAACGGCACTTCGCCGCGATCGCGGACGGCCTGCGACGACAGCTCGACGACCTGGCCGGGCGGCTCGACGACGCCCGCAGGGGCGCGGCCGGCAAGGGGCGGCAGGCGGTCGACCGCGACCAGGAGGTGCACCGGCTGACCGCGCGGCTGCGCACGCTCCGCCGCTACAGCCTGGACCTGTGCCTGGGCCGGATGGTCGCGGCGGACACCGGCGAGACCATCTACATCGGACGGCTCGGGCTCACCGACGGCGACGGCGGCCGGCTGCTCACCGACTGGCGCTCGCCCGCGGCCGAGCCGTTCTTCGGCGCGACCCACGCGAACCCGATGGGCCTGGCCAGCCGCCGCCGCTACCGGTGGACGCGCGGGCGGGTCACCGACTACTGGGACGAGGTGTTCACGCCGGACGGACTGGAGGGCCACGCCGCGCTCGACGACCAGTCCGCGTTCATCGCCAGCCTCGGCGGCACCCGGTCCGCGCGCATGCGCGACGTGCTCGGCACCATCCAGGCCGACCAGGACGCGATCATCCGCGCCGGATCGAACGGCACGCTCGTCGTCGACGGCGGACCCGGCACCGGCAAGACCGTGGTCGCGCTGCACCGCACCGCGTACCTGCTCTACTCCGACCCGCGGCTCAGCCATCGCATGCTCTTCGTCGGCCCGCACGAGCCCTACCTGGCGTACGTCTCCGACGTGCTGCCCAGCCTCGGCGAGGAGGGCGTGCTCTCCTGCACGCTGCGCGACCTGGTCCCGGAGGGCGCGACCGCCGGCGTCGAGAAGGACCCGGAGACGGTACGCCTGAAGTCGTCCGCCGACATGGTCCGCGCGGTCGAGGCCGCGGTCCGGTTCTACGAGGAACCACCGCGGGCCGCCACCACGGCCGGCGGCGTGCGGGTGACCGCGGACGACTGGGCCGAGGCCTTCGGCGCCGCCACCGGCACGCCGCACAACGAGGCCCGCGAAGAGATCCTCGACGAACTGTGCGCGATCCTGGCCGACCGGCACGACGACGCCGACCCGGACGAACTGCGCCGAGACCTGCGCCCCGCGCTGCACCGGGCCTGGCCGATGCTGGAGGCGGCCGACCTGATCGCCGACCTCTGGTCGGTCCCCGCCTACCTGCGCCGGTGCGCGCCCTGGCTGACCGCGGACGGCATCGGCACGCTGCAACGCGCGGACCCGCGCGCCTGGACCCTGTCCGACCTGCCGCTGCTCGACGCGGCCCGGCAGCGCCTCGGCGACGCCGGAGCCGACCGGCGGGAGCGGCAGCGGGACGCGGCCGTGGCCGCGCAGCGCGCCGGCATGGCCACGGTCATCGACGACCTGATCGCCTCCAACGTCCACGACGACGGCGAGGGGCTGATGCAGATGCTGGTCCAGCAGGACCTGCGGGACGTGCTGGTCGACGACGCCGTGCTGCCCGGCGCGACCCGGGACCGGCTGGCCGGCCCGTTCGCCCACATCGTGGTGGACGAGGCACAGGAACTCACCGACGCCGAATGGCAGATGCTGCTGCTGCGCTGCCCGTCCCGCAGCCTCACCGTGGTCGGCGACCGCGCCCAGGCCCGCCACGGCTTCACCGAGACCTGGCAGGACCGCCTCACCCGGGCCGGCCTCGACCGGATCGAGCTGGCGTCGCTGAACATCAACTACCGCACCCCGTCCGAGGTCATGGCCGAGGCCGCCCCGGTCATCCGCGCCGCACTGCCCGACGCGAACGTCCCACGGTCGATCCGCGACAGCGGACTCCCGGTCGTACACGCACGCCTCGAAGATTTTGATCTGATCCTCGCCACGCACGCCGGTGAGGGCACCGCCGTCGTCATCGGACACCCCACGTTCACCGGCTCCGGCCGGGTCCGCGCGCTCACCCCCGAACTGGCCAAGGGCCTCGAGTTCGACCTGGTCGTCCTGGTCGACCCGGCCTCCTTCGGCACCGGGATCGAAGGCGCGGTCGACCGCTACGTCGCGATGACCCGCGCCACCCGCCGCCTGGCGATCCTCACGAGCGCTTGA
- a CDS encoding lanthionine synthetase LanC family protein, protein MTGWLSAPYVRGLVAGAYDHEYTVTGTAEWTYARRDVRLPEHGWKLHVSSRAGDLAELAAVLVPYLLEARHDFKLAAGTSVLATMNQGWEHPATVGKAFTIYPEPGRVRELGLALAGLLRGRAGPRVLSDRRVAPDAPVYYRYGPFVNQWFAGERGVMAVQIPGPDGARFGAIAGLHYRQPDWVTDPFGHDTAAPELLGGRYVVDGGIMRSAHGDVFRGRDTVTGGRVVIKQARAYVGDAGDGADARTRLRNERRVLGALDGVGGVPRFVDHFAHGADEFLVSTDVGAENLQTRILTTGALGLSPAFGRLARDLARLVRALHDRDVIMRDVTPRNVVGAGLVDFGISALHGLHPRGGTHGFAPSRQMRGEPARPEDDAHALGMTLAFAATGLVPVIVETEDGLSAARMRSSLTALFGREAGFLHDLISGDGPVALAALRALTTAPIKTSTSGYGRRPCPDVPALRRHVLRIIRAEAPRRVLDAPVSAYASFDATIYTGSAGLGLELLHHGVPELVGDLLGHAVRARERPPGLYLGSTGTLLFRARMGDPVAADRPFDDADPHDDIISGIAGCGIGHLLRGDTASARTCVDALLTAGPMRLSVTGTPTASTEPAFSYSHGTAGVLDLLLEYVAATGDPAVRHEARHRADLLALTAADLIVRARRPGAVPLAVSWCQGLSGIGRALLHADSVFGDARYPDLALAAAEVCTEWVPRMQNPGQCCGLAGVGTYLIDCARHTGDVRWLDAAHDVARQLLRRSHGPDDAPRFVDLDRQDAPLSWSSGYTGILTFLRRLDDPAAPDLLS, encoded by the coding sequence ATGACGGGCTGGTTGTCCGCGCCGTACGTCCGGGGCCTGGTCGCCGGTGCGTACGACCACGAGTACACCGTCACCGGCACGGCGGAGTGGACGTATGCGCGGCGCGACGTGCGGCTTCCCGAGCACGGCTGGAAGCTGCACGTCTCGTCGCGCGCCGGGGACCTGGCCGAGCTGGCCGCGGTGCTGGTGCCGTACCTGCTGGAGGCGCGGCACGACTTCAAGCTCGCGGCCGGCACCAGCGTGCTCGCCACGATGAACCAGGGCTGGGAGCACCCGGCCACGGTCGGCAAGGCGTTCACGATCTATCCGGAGCCGGGGCGTGTCCGCGAGCTGGGCCTGGCGCTGGCCGGGCTGTTGCGCGGCCGAGCCGGCCCGCGCGTGCTCAGCGACCGGCGGGTCGCCCCGGACGCACCGGTCTACTACCGGTACGGGCCGTTCGTCAACCAGTGGTTCGCCGGTGAGCGCGGCGTGATGGCGGTGCAGATCCCGGGCCCGGACGGCGCCCGCTTCGGCGCGATCGCCGGCCTGCACTACCGGCAGCCGGACTGGGTGACCGACCCGTTCGGCCACGACACCGCCGCGCCGGAGCTCCTCGGCGGCCGGTACGTCGTGGACGGCGGCATCATGCGGTCCGCGCACGGCGACGTCTTCCGTGGCCGGGACACCGTGACCGGCGGCCGGGTCGTGATCAAACAGGCCCGCGCGTACGTGGGTGACGCCGGCGACGGCGCGGACGCGCGCACGAGGCTGCGCAACGAACGCCGCGTGCTCGGCGCGCTGGACGGCGTCGGCGGCGTGCCGCGGTTCGTCGACCACTTCGCGCATGGCGCCGACGAGTTCCTGGTCAGCACGGACGTCGGCGCGGAGAACCTGCAGACGCGGATCCTGACGACCGGCGCGCTCGGCCTCTCCCCCGCGTTCGGCCGGCTCGCCCGCGACCTGGCCCGGCTGGTGCGCGCGCTGCACGACCGCGACGTGATCATGCGGGACGTCACGCCGCGCAACGTGGTCGGTGCCGGCCTGGTCGACTTCGGCATCTCCGCGCTGCACGGGCTGCACCCCCGTGGCGGCACGCACGGCTTCGCGCCGTCCCGGCAGATGCGCGGCGAGCCGGCCCGGCCGGAGGACGACGCGCACGCGCTCGGGATGACGCTCGCGTTCGCCGCGACCGGCCTGGTCCCGGTGATCGTGGAGACCGAGGACGGCCTGTCCGCCGCGCGCATGCGCTCGTCGCTGACCGCGTTGTTCGGCCGGGAGGCCGGATTCCTGCACGACCTGATCAGCGGTGACGGCCCGGTCGCGCTCGCGGCCCTGCGCGCGCTCACCACCGCACCGATCAAAACCTCCACCAGTGGGTACGGCCGGCGACCGTGCCCGGACGTACCCGCACTGCGCCGTCACGTTCTCAGGATCATCCGGGCCGAGGCGCCGAGAAGGGTCCTGGACGCACCGGTGTCGGCGTACGCGTCGTTCGACGCCACGATCTACACCGGCAGCGCCGGACTGGGCCTGGAGCTGCTGCACCACGGCGTACCCGAGCTGGTCGGTGATCTTCTTGGTCATGCGGTGCGCGCCAGGGAGCGGCCGCCCGGACTGTATCTCGGCTCCACCGGCACGCTGCTGTTCCGTGCCCGGATGGGTGATCCGGTGGCGGCGGACCGGCCGTTCGACGACGCGGACCCGCACGACGACATCATCAGCGGCATCGCCGGCTGCGGCATCGGGCACCTGCTGCGCGGCGACACCGCCTCGGCCCGCACCTGCGTGGACGCGCTGCTCACGGCCGGCCCGATGCGGCTGTCCGTCACCGGCACGCCGACGGCGAGCACCGAGCCCGCGTTCAGCTACTCGCACGGCACCGCGGGCGTGCTCGACCTGCTCCTGGAGTACGTGGCCGCGACCGGTGATCCCGCGGTGCGCCATGAGGCCCGACACCGTGCGGATCTGCTCGCGCTCACCGCCGCGGACCTGATCGTCCGGGCCCGCCGCCCCGGCGCCGTACCGCTCGCCGTCTCCTGGTGCCAGGGCCTGTCCGGCATCGGCCGCGCGCTGCTGCACGCGGACTCGGTCTTCGGCGACGCGCGCTACCCGGATCTGGCGCTGGCGGCCGCGGAGGTCTGCACCGAGTGGGTCCCGCGCATGCAGAATCCGGGGCAGTGCTGCGGGCTGGCCGGCGTCGGCACCTACCTGATCGACTGTGCCCGGCACACCGGCGACGTGCGCTGGCTCGACGCGGCCCACGACGTGGCCCGCCAGCTGTTGCGCCGCAGCCACGGCCCGGACGACGCCCCGCGCTTCGTCGACCTCGACCGCCAGGACGCACCGCTGTCGTGGTCCTCCGGCTACACCGGGATCCTGACCTTCCTCCGCCGCCTCGACGACCCGGCCGCCCCGGACCTGCTGTCCTGA